The Chitinophagales bacterium genome contains a region encoding:
- a CDS encoding T9SS type A sorting domain-containing protein — protein MKFLYSLIAFSFAITCMQAQTCAGRYQSDIFTNVDVTTYDYGSAVNMAGNTQVLKLDLYTPVGDTATDRPVVILCFGGSFYAGSRTSSELVTIATSLAKKGYVAASIDYRLASSMFDLISEETMVKVVFGAVQDGKAAIRYFRKNFDEGNSFGIDADQIFIGGTSAGGILAINLAYVDSLGKLPTTWQDWACEIGGMEGNSGNPGYCSYVSGVFGFAGAVGDTSYINANDVPFYGCHATGDQTVQYGYGAPLNGLAPVSLYGSGNIGTRLNNLGVYNWLDTYNGSEHPPFGNGGLATTNSNLTSFLYNILDCNPSNMKKAYQQGCSSLTSPTSLNEVLLNLPLDNDSSQSYSATELVWNTMECDYAYYEIEIDTNEFFTQNPNIYSSTSQNYNLSNLEPNTTYYWHVRGSNDNVNYDNWSDTYSFKTISEQNFYLISPSNNSFGLDYDSLYFDWSDDSSNVDGYVIYLDTVSDFSSAYAQIISNVNSSNYVFDSLASGQDYYWKVVSVQSDTSGGTVNVSSSTWKFRTKDLTGIGVINCPLGLPGWNIFPNPTENVLNIEYENHVIDQLYIYNVVGNQVFETKGIENRATTIDVSNFSKGVYYIKAFTEGQWVQDKFIVK, from the coding sequence ATGAAATTTTTATATTCTCTAATTGCATTTTCTTTTGCCATTACATGTATGCAGGCACAAACTTGTGCTGGCAGATATCAGAGTGATATTTTTACCAATGTAGATGTTACTACTTACGATTATGGCAGTGCCGTTAACATGGCAGGCAATACACAAGTGCTAAAACTTGATTTATATACACCTGTTGGCGATACAGCTACAGACAGACCTGTAGTTATTTTATGCTTTGGAGGGTCGTTTTATGCGGGAAGCAGAACATCTAGCGAATTGGTAACTATAGCAACAAGTTTAGCAAAAAAAGGCTATGTAGCAGCTTCTATAGACTATAGGTTGGCATCAAGTATGTTTGATTTAATAAGTGAAGAAACTATGGTAAAAGTAGTTTTTGGAGCTGTACAAGACGGCAAAGCGGCTATTAGATATTTTAGAAAAAACTTTGACGAAGGCAATTCTTTTGGCATAGATGCCGATCAAATATTTATAGGAGGTACATCTGCCGGAGGTATTCTGGCTATCAACTTAGCTTATGTAGATTCATTAGGTAAATTACCTACAACATGGCAAGATTGGGCATGCGAAATAGGTGGAATGGAAGGTAATAGCGGAAATCCGGGGTATTGTTCTTATGTAAGTGGCGTATTTGGTTTTGCAGGAGCAGTGGGAGACACCTCATATATTAATGCTAATGATGTTCCGTTTTATGGTTGTCATGCTACGGGAGACCAAACCGTACAATACGGATATGGAGCACCACTTAATGGATTGGCACCGGTAAGTTTATATGGTAGTGGCAATATAGGAACCAGATTAAATAATTTGGGTGTTTATAATTGGTTAGATACATACAACGGTTCAGAACATCCGCCTTTTGGCAATGGAGGATTAGCAACTACCAATAGCAATTTAACTTCGTTTTTATATAACATTTTAGATTGCAATCCCAGCAACATGAAAAAAGCATATCAACAAGGATGCTCATCTTTAACAAGTCCAACCTCCCTAAATGAGGTATTGCTTAATCTACCGTTAGATAATGACAGCAGTCAGAGTTATTCTGCCACAGAACTTGTTTGGAATACAATGGAATGCGATTATGCCTACTATGAAATAGAAATAGATACAAATGAATTTTTTACTCAGAATCCCAACATATATAGTAGTACATCTCAAAATTATAACTTATCTAACTTAGAGCCAAACACTACCTATTATTGGCACGTTAGAGGATCAAATGATAATGTTAATTATGATAATTGGAGTGATACGTATAGCTTTAAGACCATTAGTGAACAAAATTTTTATTTGATTTCACCAAGTAATAATTCATTTGGATTGGATTATGATTCTCTTTATTTTGATTGGTCAGATGACTCTAGCAATGTTGATGGTTACGTAATTTATTTAGATACGGTTTCTGATTTTAGTAGTGCTTATGCTCAAATCATTTCTAATGTAAATTCTTCAAATTATGTATTTGATTCTTTAGCATCCGGACAAGATTATTATTGGAAAGTTGTTTCTGTTCAGTCAGATACTTCGGGAGGAACTGTAAATGTTAGTAGTTCAACATGGAAATTTAGAACAAAAGATTTAACAGGCATTGGTGTAATTAATTGCCCACTAGGCCTACCGGGTTGGAATATTTTCCCTAATCCTACAGAGAATGTATTAAATATAGAGTACGAAAACCATGTAATAGACCAATTATATATTTATAATGTAGTAGGAAATCAAGTTTTTGAAACCAAAGGAATAGAAAATAGAGCTACAACAATAGATGTAAGTAATTTTTCAAAAGGTGTTTATTACATAAAAGCATTTACTGAAGGGCAGTGGGTGCAAGATAAGTTTATAGTGAAGTAA
- a CDS encoding LD-carboxypeptidase, giving the protein MLKKIPSLKTGDEIAIVSTARKINKDEIAYAIKLFESWGLKVTLGKTIGLAYHQFAGTDQQRAKDFQQMLDNKNIKAIICARGGYGTVRILDFLDFSLFNLNPKWIVGYSDVTILHAHINTYLGYQTLHATMPINFENNTEESINSLKNALFGKTYHINFKTRKESILGSAEGIIVGGNLSILYSILGTKSGINTDNKILFIEDLDEYLYHIDRMMMALKRAGKLSKLKALLVGGMTAMNDNTIPYGKTAEEIVLEHSKEFGYPVIFDVPVGHITDNRALIFGKKVKIECENDKVKIAF; this is encoded by the coding sequence ATGCTAAAGAAAATTCCAAGCTTAAAAACAGGCGATGAAATAGCCATAGTTAGCACTGCCAGAAAGATAAATAAAGATGAAATTGCCTATGCAATAAAGCTTTTTGAAAGTTGGGGTTTAAAAGTAACATTGGGGAAAACTATTGGCTTAGCGTATCATCAATTTGCTGGAACAGACCAGCAAAGAGCCAAAGATTTTCAGCAAATGTTAGATAACAAAAATATTAAAGCCATTATTTGTGCCAGAGGTGGCTACGGTACAGTAAGAATATTAGATTTTTTAGATTTCTCATTGTTTAATTTGAATCCCAAATGGATTGTGGGTTATAGTGATGTTACTATATTGCACGCTCACATTAATACCTATTTGGGTTATCAAACATTGCACGCCACAATGCCTATAAATTTTGAAAATAATACAGAGGAAAGCATAAATTCCTTAAAAAATGCCTTGTTTGGCAAAACATATCATATCAATTTTAAAACAAGAAAAGAAAGTATTTTAGGTAGTGCTGAAGGCATAATAGTAGGTGGAAATTTATCTATTTTGTACAGTATTTTGGGTACTAAATCAGGTATAAATACCGATAATAAAATACTTTTCATTGAAGATTTAGATGAATATTTATATCATATTGACCGAATGATGATGGCATTAAAAAGAGCCGGAAAATTAAGTAAATTAAAAGCACTTTTAGTAGGCGGAATGACAGCTATGAATGACAATACAATTCCCTATGGTAAAACTGCCGAAGAAATTGTTTTAGAACACAGCAAAGAATTTGGCTATCCTGTTATTTTTGATGTGCCTGTGGGACACATTACCGACAACAGAGCTTTAATTTTTGGGAAAAAAGTTAAAATAGAATGTGAAAATGATAAAGTTAAAATAGCGTTTTAA
- the metG gene encoding methionine--tRNA ligase: MNNPQRYTITAALPYANGPLHIGHIAGAYLPADIYARYKRLQGNDVAFICGTDEHGAPITIRAKQENASPQEIVDKYHYQMKESFDKLGISFDIFHRTSAELHHKTAQEFFLDLYNKGFFEKKETEQFYDEEFNQFLADRYIKGECPKCGNKEAYGDQCEKCGSTLSPMELINPKSVLSGKKPILKKTAHWYLPLDKDEEWLKKWINEGVLDGEKHHNPEDWKKNVMGQVNSWLNDGLQPRAITRDLEWGVDVPKEVPGHENKKLYVWLDAPIGYISATKQLALEGKIEDWKPYWQDKKTNLIHFIGKDNIVFHTIIFPSILKGKGNYILPVNVPGNEFMNLEGDKISTSRNWAIWVHEIVDEFPQLIDAFRYVICANIPETKDSEFTWNDFQTRVNSELVAALGNFVNRIMVLNKKYYDGVLPNATLSAGVKNNVEEAIGNIKAEIEEKIDAFKFRDALDVLMKLARNANKFLTDYEPWKLIKTDEQTTKEVMYACTQIVANMGILMQVFMPESAKKIFDMLNINAPKWDKLGSLNIVDGGHQLNENQLLFEKIDDEFVVAQIEKLHQSKKTNKKYAPVKDTIQFDDFSKLDIRLGTIIEAEKIKKADRLLKLTVDLGFETRTIVSGIAEHFTPEDVVGKQVQVLVNLAPRSMRGVESQGMILFAENMEGKLIFVTPTEQTDNGTAVS, translated from the coding sequence ATGAACAATCCGCAACGCTATACTATAACTGCTGCTCTTCCGTATGCTAATGGGCCATTGCATATAGGGCATATAGCCGGAGCTTATTTGCCTGCCGATATTTATGCACGTTATAAACGTTTGCAGGGAAATGATGTAGCGTTTATTTGTGGAACAGACGAGCATGGTGCCCCTATAACCATACGTGCCAAACAAGAAAATGCTTCGCCACAAGAAATAGTAGATAAGTATCATTATCAAATGAAAGAAAGCTTTGATAAATTAGGTATTTCTTTTGATATTTTCCATAGAACATCTGCTGAATTGCATCACAAAACAGCACAAGAGTTTTTTTTGGATTTATACAACAAAGGCTTTTTTGAAAAGAAAGAGACAGAGCAATTTTATGATGAAGAATTTAATCAATTTTTAGCCGATAGATATATAAAAGGAGAGTGCCCAAAATGTGGTAATAAAGAAGCTTATGGCGACCAATGTGAAAAATGTGGAAGCACTTTAAGCCCTATGGAGTTGATTAATCCAAAATCGGTATTAAGTGGTAAAAAACCTATTTTAAAAAAGACGGCACATTGGTATTTGCCATTAGATAAAGATGAAGAGTGGCTAAAAAAGTGGATTAATGAAGGGGTTTTAGACGGAGAAAAGCACCACAATCCTGAAGATTGGAAAAAAAATGTGATGGGGCAAGTAAATAGCTGGCTTAATGACGGTTTGCAACCACGAGCTATTACCCGCGATTTAGAATGGGGTGTAGATGTGCCGAAAGAAGTGCCGGGACATGAAAATAAGAAATTGTATGTGTGGTTAGATGCACCTATTGGCTATATTTCTGCTACTAAACAGCTGGCTTTAGAAGGAAAAATTGAAGATTGGAAACCCTATTGGCAGGATAAAAAAACCAATTTAATTCATTTTATAGGAAAAGACAATATAGTTTTTCATACCATTATATTTCCTTCCATATTAAAAGGGAAAGGAAATTATATTTTGCCTGTAAATGTACCGGGCAATGAATTTATGAATTTAGAAGGCGATAAAATTTCTACTTCAAGAAATTGGGCTATTTGGGTACACGAAATAGTAGATGAATTTCCGCAACTAATAGATGCTTTTAGATATGTAATTTGTGCCAATATTCCCGAAACAAAAGATTCAGAATTTACTTGGAATGATTTTCAAACAAGGGTAAATAGCGAGTTGGTAGCAGCTTTGGGCAATTTTGTAAACAGAATAATGGTGCTTAATAAAAAGTATTATGATGGCGTTTTGCCAAACGCAACTTTAAGTGCCGGAGTTAAAAATAATGTAGAAGAAGCCATAGGAAATATAAAAGCAGAAATAGAAGAAAAAATAGATGCTTTTAAATTTAGAGATGCTTTAGATGTGCTAATGAAATTAGCAAGAAATGCCAATAAGTTTTTGACAGATTACGAGCCGTGGAAACTAATTAAAACAGATGAGCAAACTACAAAAGAAGTAATGTATGCTTGTACACAAATTGTTGCAAATATGGGTATTCTTATGCAAGTATTTATGCCCGAAAGTGCAAAAAAGATATTTGACATGTTAAATATAAATGCTCCAAAATGGGATAAACTCGGCAGTTTAAATATAGTAGATGGAGGACATCAATTAAATGAAAATCAGTTACTTTTTGAAAAAATTGACGATGAATTTGTAGTTGCACAAATAGAAAAACTACACCAATCTAAAAAAACAAATAAAAAATACGCACCAGTGAAAGATACTATACAATTTGATGATTTTAGTAAGTTAGATATACGTTTAGGCACCATAATTGAAGCCGAAAAAATAAAAAAAGCAGATAGATTGCTTAAACTTACGGTAGATTTAGGTTTTGAAACCAGAACGATAGTTTCGGGTATAGCCGAGCATTTTACACCGGAAGATGTAGTGGGCAAACAAGTGCAAGTATTGGTAAATTTAGCTCCGAGAAGCATGCGAGGCGTAGAATCGCAAGGTATGATATTATTTGCCGAAAACATGGAAGGCAAGTTAATTTTTGTTACTCCTACAGAGCAAACCGATAATGGAACTGCTGTAAGTTAA